The genomic region GACGGAGCTTGAGCTTATATCTACGCCCAATACTGCACTGGATTTCTTTCCGAACAATCCGACCACGCGCTCACCCTATACCTGGCTAAATGCACCCGGCTATATGACTTATGTGTTTTTTATTTAAGAGAACTTCTTCATTATTCCGTCTACAATGGTCGCTCTCCTTGAAATGAGAACGATTGCAACGGTGAAGAGTCTCATCCTTACTTAAAGCAATTTCTCAAATGATAGACCTATATCCAACAGTTGTCAGAAAAAAATGTCCCATTTGTTGCGTACATCTCGCCTTTTTGCCTGGTTATTTCTCACCGGTCTGAGTGTCGCCGTTATCGTAGGCTCAGGCTTCTATCTTTACCTTCGTCCTGGCCTCCCCCCTGTCGAACAACTTCTGGAAATAAAACTCCAGACGCCATTGCGGGTGTATAGCAAAGACAACAGATTAATAGCAGAATTCGGTGAAAAGAGAAGGGCACCGATCACAATCGAACAGATCCCAACAATTCAGTTACAAGCCTTTATGGCAGCGGAGGACTCCCGATTTTACGAGCACCACGGGGTCGACATCAAAGGGCTGGCGCGGGCTGCAATCGAATTGGTCTCTACCGGCTCGATCCAATCCGGCGGCAGTACCATCACAATGCAGGTTGCAAAAAATTACTTTTTGTCACGTGATCGGACGTTTATTCGCAAGTTCAGCGAGATACTTCTCGCTCTTCAGATAGAGCGTGAACTCGATAAAAATCGGATTTTTGAGCTATACCTGAACAAAATTTATCTCGGCAACCGCGCCTACGGCATTGCCGCTGCGGCCCGCGTTTATTACAACAAAGCGGTAAACGAGCTCTCCCTTGCGCAAATGGCCATGCTAGCAGGCCTGCCCAAAGCCCCGTCCGCTTACAACCCGCTCGCCAATCCACAGCGCGCAATGATCCGCAGAGACTGGATTCTTGGCCGCATGAAGGAGCTCAGCTTCATAAGCGCCGACGCCTACGAGCTCGCCATCCAAGCGCCGCTTACAGCAACCTACAATGCCACTGAAGCGGAAGTCGATGCCGACTATGTCGCGGAGATGGCCCGCGCCGAAATGGTCGGGCGCTTTGGCGACGAGGCCTACACCGACGGCTACACTGTTATATTGACCGTCGACGGCACAGAACAGCAAACGGCAACAGATGCCCTCAGAAGCGGGCTTGAAGCTTACGACCGCAGACACGGATTCCGGGGCCCGATCGGCCAACTAGATGCCGAAACCCTGGGGGGCGGAGACCTGTCTAGCGCCATGCTGAACTACCCTAGAATTGAATCCCTGATGCCTGCAGTTATTACAGCAGTCAACGATGACAAGGGCGAAGCTAGCGCCCACGTTCGTCGGTTTGGCCCGGCTATAATGCCGTTCGAGTCCATGCAGTGGGCCCAGCGCTATAAAACAGAAAACTTGACCGGCCCTAAACCGGAAAAGCCCTCCGATGTTGTCAGCGTGGGTGACGTTGTTTACGTTCGGGTAGAGGAGCTACCGAGCGCGCCGACAATGCCCTCAGAAGGCGAACCCTCAGACAATGCCGCGCCCGGAACTGTCGAGTCGGTCAGGGTTTCGCTCATGCAGGTACCCCAAGCTGAAGGCGCACTGATCTCACTCGAGACAAAAACAGGCGCCATTGAAGCCCTCGCCGGCGGTTACAGCTTCGGCCAGAGCAAATACAATCGCGCCATGCAAGCCAGGCGGCAACCTGGCTCAACCTTCAAACCGTTCCTGTATCTTGCGGCTCTGGAAAGCGGCATTACGCCCGCAACAATCTACAACGACGCACCGATTGTGTTTGATGATTCGGAACTCGAAACCGCATGGCGCCCGCAGAACTCCTCCGGACAGTTCTATGGCCCTACCACGCTTCGCGAAGCGTTATACAGCTCACGAAACCTGGTCTCCATCCGGCTGCTCAGGGATGTCGGCGTGCCTCAGACGCTGGATTACCTTAAGCAACTCAAGGTTCCCACTGAGAACATGCCCAAAGACCTATCTCTCTCCCTGGGTAGCGGACAGCTATCACCCATGGAACTCGCCAGAGGTCTAGCCGTTATCGCCAACGGAGGCTACGACGTCGAGCCTTTCCTGATTCAGAGCATTACGGACGCTAACAGCGAAACAATATACCAGGCCCCGGAAGTCATCCTTTGTGACACGAACTGCAACACGACTGAAAATGCCCCAGCAAACCCTACGGGCGGAACTGACATCTCTCGGGCTATCACAGCAAAAGCTGCACCGGAAACGCGAGTCATGCGACGGCTCGCAGATGAGCGTTCTGTTTATATCCTGCACTCAATGCTTCGGGACGTGGTCAAACTCGGAACCGGACGTCGTGCTCTGGCTCTCGGCCGAGATGACATCGCAGGCAAGACAGGTACAACCAACGAACAGCGGGATACCTGGTTCGCCGGCTTCAACCACAACCTTGCCACCACCGTATGGGTAGGCTTTGACCAGCCAGCCCCCCTGGGCCGCAGAGAGTTCGGCGCAAGCACTGCCCTGCCCATCTGGATGGACTATATGAAGGTAGCGCTGGACGGAATGCCCCCGACCTTTATGCCCAGGCCAAACGGTATCGTTAACATCCGCATCAACGCCGAAACCGGTGAGCGTGCAAGGCCCGGCGAGGAGGGTGTTTTCGAGATATTCAAGGAAGAAGATGCGCCCGCGCCACTGGCCGCGGATGATATGGGACCGGGTGGCACACGCGGAAACGGGGATGACCTCTCGCGCCAGATTTTCTAACCACAAAAAAACCGGCGGGATCACCGCCGGTTTTTTTATAAGCTCATAACGTCATCGATCAGATGATGTCGGCCATGCTCTTCAACGGATAGTGAGCTGGGTACTCCTTACGAGCAACGCCAGAATCCACAGCGGCACGGGCCACGGCAGCCGGAACAACTTCCAGCAGGCGAACATCCATGGGCTTGGGAATGATATATTCTTTACCAAACTCGAAGCTGTCAGCGCCGTAGGCTTCGCAGATTTCCTGCGGCACCGGCTCTTTGGCAAGCTTACGAATGGCATCTACCGCAGCCACTTTCATCTCTTCATTGATGCAGCTCGCACGAACGTCGAGCGCACCACGGAAGATGAACGGGAAGCCAAGAACGTTGTTCACCTGGTTCGGGTAGTCTGAACGGCCGGTAGCCATGATCAGATCGTCTCGAACTGAGTGCGCTATCGCCGGATCGATTTCCGGATCCGGGTTGGAGCAGGCAAATACAATGGGATTCGGCGCCATCTTCTTGAGCTGCTCACCGCTTAGAAGGTCTGGACCTGACAGGCCGACAAACACATCAGCCCCTTCCATTGCATCGTCCAGAGTACGCTTGTCAGTATTATTGGCGAACATGGCCTTGTACTGATTGAGGTCATCGCGACCTGAGTGGATCACACCCTTGCGATCGACCATAAAGATGTTTTCAGAGCGAATGCCGCAACTGATCAACAACTTCATGCAAGCGATTGCAGCAGCACCGGCGCCCAAGCAAACCACTTTCGCTTCTTCAATTTTCTTACCCTGCAGCTCAAGCGCGTTGATCATGCCAGCCGCTGTAACAATCGCTGTACCGTGCTGGTCATCATGGAAGACGGGCACATTGCACTTCTCGATCAGCGCGCGCTCAATTTCGAAACACTCTGGTGCCTTGATGTCTTCAAGGTTAATACCACCAAAGGTGTCGGCAATACGCTCAACGGTTTCAATGAACGCCTGCGGGTTTTCGGTGTTGACCTCGATATCGAACACGTCAATCCCCGCAAAGCGCTTGAACAGTACGCCTTTGCCTTCCATTACCGGCTTGCTTGCCAGCGGGCCCAGGTTACCCAGACCAAGAATCGCAGTGCCGTTGGAGATAACCGCCACAAGGTTGCCCTTGGCAGTGTACTTGTAGGCGTTCTCCGGGTCCTTTGCGATCTCGCGAACCGGTTCGGCAACGCCGGGGCTGTATGCCAGAGCTAGGTCACGGGCGGTCGCGGTCGGCTTGGTGATTTCTACACTAATCTTTCCAGGCCGCGGCTTGGCGTGATATTCAAGGGCTGCTTCTTTCAGATCTTGAGACATTGCCACTGTTCCGTTTGTCACGTTAAAAGATAATAAGCCTTCAGGGGCAAGAGCCTACCTAAAGGAGCGCGACATTATGGCGCGCCTATCCCAAAACGACAAGGGGCCATCGAACAAATTATGATCAGTCAATACGGCCAATTGCGTACGATCAAGAAATAAACGGTTATTTTTGGCCATGCACAAAAAAAGCGCCCTCAGGCGCTTTTTTAACTCTGCGACAGGATTAGTCTTCTTTCTTACCGCCAGCGATACGACCACCAAAACGCTTCTGGAACTTGTCAATACGGCCACCTGTATCCATAACCTTCTGCTTGCCAGTGTAGAATGGGTGACACTGTGAGCAAACATCAAGCTGCAGATCTTGATTAAAAGTAGAACGGGTCTTCATCACGCTACCGCATGAACACGTTGCAGTGATCTCGTTGTACTTGGGGTGAATACCTTCTTTCATGGGGAACCTCTGTGGGTTATGCCGCCACCTGATCACGGGGCGATCATTGTCGCCCTGGTGCCAGGCACCGCATATTTGAATCAATGGAAAAGACCGGGCACAATCCATGCCCTGCCGGAAACAGACCGCGAATCTTACTTGCAATTATCCTGGCAGGCAAGCCTTACCACAAGGAGCACTCAGTGCCACCCACCGCACGAATTGCACTGAACCGTCCACTCAGAAGGCTATTCGATTATACCGTTCCGCCGGGGCTCACTCTAAAACCGGGCCAGCGCGTGAGAATTCCCTTTGGGCGCCAGCAAGCCATTGGCCTGATTGTGGAAACTGATATTACCCCACCCGAAGGCATCATCCTCAAACCTGTCCAAAATGCCCTGGAAGACTGGCCTGCTTTGCCCAAAGAAACTTTTAAGCTGCTGAGCTGGGCTAGCGATTATTATCAGCACCCACTGGGTGAATGCCTATTCACCGCCCTCCCCCCAGCATTACGACGGGGCCGGCCAGCCATCGAGAAGACCGAAGACTGGTGGCAGGCCTGCGGCAGCAGTGCCACTTTGCCAGCAAACGCCCACAAGCAGAAAAACTTGCTGGACTGGGTTGCACAACATGAATCTGGTGTAAAAGGCAGCGACACTGTTAGAGCGGGCTTCACCCGGGCTCAGCTTAAATCCCTGAGCGACAAGGAATTAATTCGGGCGGTAGCGCCTGCGGAGGTAAGCACTCAAGGCCAGAAATACAATGAAACCGTAGCGGCTCCAGAGCTATCCGCTGCACAGCAAGAAGCGGCCACCCAGCTCCCGCCCCCCGAGGACGGCTTTAGCGCCTCCCTTCTATATGGCATCACTGGCAGCGGCAAAACAGAGGTTTATCTACATTACTTAAAAAATAATCTCTCATCCCAGGATCAGGCGCTGGTACTGGTTCCGGAAATAAACCTGACACCGCAAACCGTTGCCCGGTTCCAGCGCTATTTTGGCGAGCGCATTCTCGTGTGGCACTCAGCCCTGAACGACAGCGAGCGCCTGAACGCCTGGCTGAAAATCCGCAACGGGGAGCCAATTATTCTTATTGGCACCCGCTCTGCCGTATTGCTTCCGTTTATTGGGCTGAAAACCCTGATCGTAGACGAAGAACACGATAGCTCTTATAAGCAGGGCGAGGGCTTTCGTTACTCAGGCCGAGACGTAGCTGTATATCGCGCTCACCTGAACCGCTGCCCGGTTATTCTGGGTTCGGCTACGCCTTCTCTCGAGTCTTACCACAATGCCCTTGGCGGAAAATACCGACTTATCCGGCTTGAAGAGCGTGCAGGGAACGCCCTGCCACCCTCCATCAGCCTACTGGACATTCGCAGCCGACCGCTTGAGGGAGGCCTCTCCCGCCCTGCACTACAGGCACTTAAACAAACTTTGGACAGCGGCAACCAAGCACTGGTGTTTGTAAACCGTCGGGGCTTTGCCCCGGTAATGATGTGTTTTGACTGCGGCCACATGGTTGAGTGCCCGCGCTGCGACACACGCCTTACCTATCACCGCCGTGACCGGGCGATGCGATGCCATCACTGTGACTACCAAACCGCGGCAACCGAAACCTGCCCCAAGTGTAAAAGTGAAGCCTTCAAGCCGGTTGGCCAAGGCACCGAGCAAACGGAAGATATTCTCGCGGCCAGCTTTCCGGATACGCCCATCGTTCGTGTCGACCGGGATAGCACACAGCGCAAAGGCAGCATCCAGAGCATCTTGAAACAGGTACACACCGGAAAACCCTGCATCCTCGTGGGAACCCAGATGCTAGCCAAGGGCCATGACTTCCCAGATGTAACCCTGGTAATTGTAATAAATGCCGACGGGGGGCTTTTCAGCATCGACTTCCGGGCTCCAGAGCAATTGCTCCAGACACTACTGCAGGTAAGCGGTCGGGCCGGGCGTGGCACGAAAATCGGCAAAGTGGTTGTACAAACGTGTCACAGCGACCACCCCCTCCTCAGAACGCTCTGCAATGGCCGCTACCTGGACATGGCGGATCAACTTCTTGAGGAACGCGAAGCCGGACAGTTTCCTCCGTTTCGCTCCATGGCAATCTTTCGCGCCGAAGCGGAAACCATGGAACACAGCCTGCAAATACTGGATCGCATAAAACCACTCACTAACGCACCGGGCATCGAAACCTGGGGCCCGTTACCCGCATTGATCGCACGCCGGGCCGACAGATACCGAGCGCAACTTGTACTAAACACCGACAATCGGTTGAGGCTCAATAGGCTGCTGACCGGCATTTGCCAAACACTCGAACAAGAAAGAACACCCAAAGGTGCGAAATGGATGATTGATGTGGATCCCCAGGAAACCGGCTAAGCCGCCCTGATTCAAAGGGCTAAGCCGTGTTACAAACAATTGCACAAATGAATACTAATCAGCATTGTGAGGATAGAACCTATGCTATGCTTTTCGGCAAATTATAATCGAAACCTATAAATGTACCTTAGCTTGCAGCGTTCACGCGGGGAATACGCATTTAGGGGCTTGTGCTGTAACGGAAACTGGAGAAAAAAATGTCAAGGAAATTTCTTGCGCGTGCGTCGGCGTTGTCGCTGGCGGTATTTTTAGCCGCCTGTGGTGGCGACGATAGCTCTACCCCACTTGCCGGCATTGGTTCGGATAATCCTGACACATCACCGGACACGGGGCAGGATGACGCTGATACCAATACCCCAACACCAACTCTTTCAATTACCGCTAACCCTGCAGAAGTGACCGCTGGCAACAGTAGAAGAATTACCATATCTGCCTTCGACACTAACGGTGAAAAAGTAACTGAAGCAGCCGACCAAGTTGTTCTTGGCTCAGTGTGTGCCAACTCCACCGATGGCGGTATCGCAGCAACATTTGAAAACAACAATCTGAGCATTTCTGAAGGCTCTGTCTTCACAAATTACACACCAACGGAAGCTTGCATCGGTACCGATACCATCAGTGCTCGCTGGAATGGTAATGACGAAGTAAAAGCAGAACTTGACATTACGGTACAAGCGGCACCTCCGTCTCCCGGTTTGACACCCACTCTTTCAATTACCGCCAACCCCTCGCCAGTCATCGCTGGCAATAGCAGCCAAATCACCGTATCGGCTGTTGACGCTAACGGGAATAAAATAACCGGAAATAACCAAGTTACCCTCAACTCTGTGTGCTTTGCATCCAATACCGCGACATTTGACAGTACGAATTTGAGCATTACTGAAGGAACGGTTTTTACCAACTACACACCATCAGAGGCTTGTAGTGGCACTGACACCATAAGCGCTCGCTGGAATGGCGACGATGATATAAAAACAGAAGTTGTCATTACAGTGCAGGAACCACAAACTCCTGTGCGCACTATCTCTACTCTCACAATTACCGCCAACCCTGCAGAAGTGACCGCTGGCAACAGTAGAAGAATTACCATATCTGCCTTCGACACTAACGGTGAAAAAGTAACTGAAGCAGCCGACCAAGTTGTTCTTGGCTCAGTGTGTGCCAACTCCACCGATGGCGGTATCGCAGCAACATTTGAAAACAACAATCTGAGCATTTCTGAAGGCTCTGTCTTCACAAATTACACACCAGCAGAAGCTTGCGTTGGGACCGATACCATCAGTGCCCGCTTGAATGCTAATGACGAAGTAAAAGCAGAACTTGAAATTACGGTGCTAGAACCTCAGAGACAGAATCTCCAGCTTGGGTACTTTGATAGCAATGGTGATTTCATCGCTGGAAAAATCAAGGCTAACCTCACTGCGTTAACAATCACGAGTGACGAAAGCGAGCCGCGCAAGGCGAGCCTGGAGGTTGCTGTGGTTGATACGAAGAACAGCAACTCTTTAGTTTTAGACAGTGACAACCAGATTACATTTTTCTCTGCCTGCGCGAGTTCTGGAGACGAGTGGGCACAAATTACACCACCAACAATATCAGCCGAAGCCGGCACGGTACTTGCCGAGTACACACCTAACGAAAGGTGCATAGGTGAAGATACCCTATTCGCCAGACTTAATGATAACTATGAAATTAAGGCCGACGTTACCTTCACCAATACGCCTGAAGTAGCAACCCCGGCTCCTGTGCTTAAAGTGGGCTCTTTCGACGGCGATAATTTTCAGCTCGATGTCATCGGAGCGAGCAACCCAGTCTTAACGATTCCTTCTTCGGGTGTAGCAGAAACTCAACTTCGGGTAGCAGTAGTCGATCAGACCGACACTAAAATAATCGGGACATCATATAATGTCGCCTTCACGTCTGTATGCCTCGACGCTGGCAGAGCGACGATAGACGACACAACCGGAATCACTGACAGCGGTGAAGTTCTGGCAACTTACACAGCAAGCGCAGAATGTCTCGGTACAGATACCGTCTACGCTATTGTTGATGGCAACAATGAGCTTAGAGCATCAACCGATCTCTTCGTATCGACAACGTCTTTGGCTCTGGGCTCACTAGACGGTGCCGGCCTTTTTGACAAGGGAGTTCTGCGTACCGGTAGCAGTGAGCTTGACTACAATACCAACGCATCACCTGAAACCGAGATTCGTTCGGTTGTTGCCAAGGTTGACGATCAAGGCAACTTTGAGGTTTTGGCCGGAGCGGAGATAAACCTCGAGTTTTTCTCAATCTGTTCTGACTCCAACCTTTCCACGATAACAAGCAGTGGAACAACACAGTCGGGTGAATTAATTAGCACCTACACAGCTGATGGCTGCGTAGGAACAGACACAATATATGCCCGCATTGCCGGAACAACGGATCTTGCGTCTGCCGAGATAACCATCAAGGCAAAAGAGGGGCTGGATCTCCAGCTTGGGCACTTCGACAACTCCGGCAACCCATTCAGCGAAGGCGTGATTGGCAATGACCGTGCCACCGCACTGTTGCCTGGTGCACAAACCAAGCTGTATGTCTCCATTTTAGACGGTGCTA from Marinobacter sp. LV10R510-11A harbors:
- a CDS encoding penicillin-binding protein 1A, encoding MSHLLRTSRLFAWLFLTGLSVAVIVGSGFYLYLRPGLPPVEQLLEIKLQTPLRVYSKDNRLIAEFGEKRRAPITIEQIPTIQLQAFMAAEDSRFYEHHGVDIKGLARAAIELVSTGSIQSGGSTITMQVAKNYFLSRDRTFIRKFSEILLALQIERELDKNRIFELYLNKIYLGNRAYGIAAAARVYYNKAVNELSLAQMAMLAGLPKAPSAYNPLANPQRAMIRRDWILGRMKELSFISADAYELAIQAPLTATYNATEAEVDADYVAEMARAEMVGRFGDEAYTDGYTVILTVDGTEQQTATDALRSGLEAYDRRHGFRGPIGQLDAETLGGGDLSSAMLNYPRIESLMPAVITAVNDDKGEASAHVRRFGPAIMPFESMQWAQRYKTENLTGPKPEKPSDVVSVGDVVYVRVEELPSAPTMPSEGEPSDNAAPGTVESVRVSLMQVPQAEGALISLETKTGAIEALAGGYSFGQSKYNRAMQARRQPGSTFKPFLYLAALESGITPATIYNDAPIVFDDSELETAWRPQNSSGQFYGPTTLREALYSSRNLVSIRLLRDVGVPQTLDYLKQLKVPTENMPKDLSLSLGSGQLSPMELARGLAVIANGGYDVEPFLIQSITDANSETIYQAPEVILCDTNCNTTENAPANPTGGTDISRAITAKAAPETRVMRRLADERSVYILHSMLRDVVKLGTGRRALALGRDDIAGKTGTTNEQRDTWFAGFNHNLATTVWVGFDQPAPLGRREFGASTALPIWMDYMKVALDGMPPTFMPRPNGIVNIRINAETGERARPGEEGVFEIFKEEDAPAPLAADDMGPGGTRGNGDDLSRQIF
- a CDS encoding malic enzyme-like NAD(P)-binding protein, with the translated sequence MSQDLKEAALEYHAKPRPGKISVEITKPTATARDLALAYSPGVAEPVREIAKDPENAYKYTAKGNLVAVISNGTAILGLGNLGPLASKPVMEGKGVLFKRFAGIDVFDIEVNTENPQAFIETVERIADTFGGINLEDIKAPECFEIERALIEKCNVPVFHDDQHGTAIVTAAGMINALELQGKKIEEAKVVCLGAGAAAIACMKLLISCGIRSENIFMVDRKGVIHSGRDDLNQYKAMFANNTDKRTLDDAMEGADVFVGLSGPDLLSGEQLKKMAPNPIVFACSNPDPEIDPAIAHSVRDDLIMATGRSDYPNQVNNVLGFPFIFRGALDVRASCINEEMKVAAVDAIRKLAKEPVPQEICEAYGADSFEFGKEYIIPKPMDVRLLEVVPAAVARAAVDSGVARKEYPAHYPLKSMADII
- the rpmE gene encoding 50S ribosomal protein L31, whose amino-acid sequence is MKEGIHPKYNEITATCSCGSVMKTRSTFNQDLQLDVCSQCHPFYTGKQKVMDTGGRIDKFQKRFGGRIAGGKKED
- a CDS encoding primosomal protein N', translated to MPPTARIALNRPLRRLFDYTVPPGLTLKPGQRVRIPFGRQQAIGLIVETDITPPEGIILKPVQNALEDWPALPKETFKLLSWASDYYQHPLGECLFTALPPALRRGRPAIEKTEDWWQACGSSATLPANAHKQKNLLDWVAQHESGVKGSDTVRAGFTRAQLKSLSDKELIRAVAPAEVSTQGQKYNETVAAPELSAAQQEAATQLPPPEDGFSASLLYGITGSGKTEVYLHYLKNNLSSQDQALVLVPEINLTPQTVARFQRYFGERILVWHSALNDSERLNAWLKIRNGEPIILIGTRSAVLLPFIGLKTLIVDEEHDSSYKQGEGFRYSGRDVAVYRAHLNRCPVILGSATPSLESYHNALGGKYRLIRLEERAGNALPPSISLLDIRSRPLEGGLSRPALQALKQTLDSGNQALVFVNRRGFAPVMMCFDCGHMVECPRCDTRLTYHRRDRAMRCHHCDYQTAATETCPKCKSEAFKPVGQGTEQTEDILAASFPDTPIVRVDRDSTQRKGSIQSILKQVHTGKPCILVGTQMLAKGHDFPDVTLVIVINADGGLFSIDFRAPEQLLQTLLQVSGRAGRGTKIGKVVVQTCHSDHPLLRTLCNGRYLDMADQLLEEREAGQFPPFRSMAIFRAEAETMEHSLQILDRIKPLTNAPGIETWGPLPALIARRADRYRAQLVLNTDNRLRLNRLLTGICQTLEQERTPKGAKWMIDVDPQETG